From the Argentina anserina chromosome 3, drPotAnse1.1, whole genome shotgun sequence genome, the window GCGATGTGTGTATGGTGATGTTTATTTTTCCTCAGCATATGCTACTCTTTGTTATGTCTACTTTTCTTACTGAAGTCTCTTTATGATAGTTCGACATGGGTGATGTTCTTATTGGTGATAAACCAACAGGTATGTACCCCCTTGATgcatagtaaaaaaaaatttataagtAAAAAAAGCCACACTTGTGTTATCCTTCCTGGAAAAAACGAGGAGGTAGAATTTCATTCATGACTTACTGTTTTGGATCTGACTTGAGCATATTTCCATGCAGGATATTGTTCTGGTGGCTGTAATGCAATTGCAGATTCCGGAACTTCTCTTTTGGCTGGTCCAACGGTATGCACTTCCAGTTTGTTTGCTTTGCTCTTAAGGTGGTTCCAGTTCAAGTTTCCATTTGTGAAGCTGATAACGCCTGTAGCAGCACAAAATGATAACTTCAgctgtttaaaaaaaaaaaacttgagtAAAAGAATCATACCATTTCTTTTTCCAGTCACTGCAGATAAGAAGCACAAATTTGGCATTGTTTGTGATTACATTATTAATGATATGCTGTCGTTACTCTTTTTCTTACTCAATATGGAATTGCAGACGGTGATTACCATGATCAATAAAGCCATTGGAGCCAATGGGATTGCTAGCCAGGAATGCAAGGCAGTTGTTCAACAGTATGGTCAAACCATAATGGAAATGCTATTGGCCGAGGTAAACTACTTTCCTCATTAGATGTCTGTTAACTAATGGAAAGAAGAGAAACATATTCACTCCGGTTTGGTTAATTTCTCCAACAGGCTCAACCTAAGAAGATCTGCTCCCAGATTGGAGTGTGCACCTTTGATGGGACTCGTAGTGTTAGGTGAGGAATTAAACAGCATGAGCTCGTTAAAATTTTAAGTTTCATCTCTTGGGGTGAGCAATCTGTTTGCCTGCCACTCTTGTTGtatatgcaatatggtactGGCTTATGCAATTACTTATTGGTTAGAAGTTGTGCATGTGTAGTATGGGAATTGAGAGTGTAGTGGATAAGAACCAAGGAAAATCTTCTGGAATTTTTCATGATGCTTCATGCTCCGCTTGTGAGATGGCAGTTGTCTGGATGCAAAACCAACTTCAACAGAATCAGACCCagaataatattttgaactatGTGAATGAGGTAAAAGTAGTGGTGGCTTTCTTTGATATGACAATTTCTATGGCATTCTGTCTCTTGATTTTCTGATTGAAGAATATTATACTTCTGCAGCTTTGTGATAGAATGCCAAGTCCAAATGGACAATCTGCTGTAGACTGCCAACGTCTATCTTCCATGCCTACCATTTCCTTCACCATTGGTGGTAAAGTTTTTCCTCTCCGCCCAGAGGAGGTACGTCAGCATCCCAACTCTTTTTAGTTGTGTTTGAATTTCCTTCAATCTTCTATTAGGTATCGTTGCTGCTTCCATCATTCGTAACATAATACAATGGATGAGCTATCTCTACAAATAAGTCTAGAAAAGAATGTATCAAGATTTCACTATGTTGTGTACAACAATTTTCTGAACATATTCATGATATTGCTATGATCTCTTTCTATGTCGCAGTATGTACTCAAAGTGGGGGAGGGTGCTCAAGCTCAGTGCATAAGTGGTTTCACCGGCATGGATATTCCTCCTCCCAGGGGACCTCTCTGGTATGACCACATTATTTGATTCTTGATTCTGTCTCAGAGCTAGGTATTGTTTATCATGTAATATTGGCAGTGAAACAAGTTCTAATATACTGATCAATGTGATCCAGGATCCTAGGAGACATCTTCATGGGCCGCTACCACACTGTCTTTGATTATGGCAAAATGAGAGTTGGATTTGCAGAAGCTGCATAAAGAGATACCTTGGGACCCTTGTAATAGCTGTGATGTTTATGTTCATGGTTAATTACTTGCTATGTCCTTGCAAATATACCTGCGTAATGGAGCAAGTGGTTAAAACTTGGAAGTTGAGGTGGTGTATGCTGTAAACAAACTGTTGGAAACCTTTTATCCAATGTTATGCTTCAGACTTCAGAGTTTAGTGCTTTTCTTGTGctttttttgttaatctaTGTTGTCTTCGATTCTGCCCAACTTCGAttcttttaattaaaacattaCTCCAGTTTTGTAGAAGCGATACAACAGGATTCCTAATCAAGTTGTGTCCCCGGTAAACAGAAAATCGAAATTACATTTGGGAGATATGAATGAACTATTACCACAGATGTAAGCGAACTATCAGTTGTGCTATATTAAGATGAAAAAAAGATACTCCCACTATcatcacaaaaaaaatacCTCCTGGAATTGAAAATGTAATCGCTTGAGCTGTAAATTCGGTTTCATTTCGTTTTGGAGTGCTCCTCTAAGGTCCTATATGATCGATCATCAAACATTAATCTTTTCCAGTCAGATTATTCTCACAGCTTTCCTTATGTCTGTCGCTAGCTACGTAACGCTTCACTGTTAACATAAAGGAATATATGATTATTTGAAACGAGAGCGCACTCCGGCCACCTCTAGTTTATAATAAGAGTTAATTTCAATTTACTTTCCTGAAAATCACCCTTAAATTTTAGATTTAATCAAATTACCCTCTTATACTTGAAAATGACATCAGATTACGCACAGTTTGAATTTTTCTGATAATCTGACGTCACCACAGCAATCAAAACCGAAAATGGGGCCCACACACCAACTCTTATCCTTTAAAAAAAGGGCATAAAAgacatttttaatattttaactCTAAGAGAATATTTTTACCTCATTACATTCACACCCCCCTTCTCTCATTTGTTTTGGCATTCACCTCATCACATAAAAAATTATCTTTGATTAAGCTGAAAAACTAAGAACTAATTCTAGCATTAATACGTTAATGACACTTAaaaatcaaccaaaatacGAAAATTTCCACAAATTGTGGAAAATATCCATAATAGCTTGTTTATACCTATTAAAATTAGCAGCCAAATAGATGTATATTAAAGTTTTTACatccacataaacaaaaaagtaGTATCAGCTTTAAAAGATTAGGCCTAATCATCTTATCATTTATGCAAAAGATTAGACCTAGCAACCATGGCACACATCTCATGGTTGCACAAAAGAAGCACCTATGAAGCTCTAATTCATAACCTTGGCTGCTGACCTCACTGAAGACCCACAATGCTCTATTTTCCACCATTTCTTGCATTATTCTGAATCCTAACAGAAGACCTTGAAGGAGATTGTGATGCTTGTGGTGCTTTACCCTTGCTTGAAGTAGCATGAATAGTTCTTACACCAATTTTTGAGGGTCTTCCTCTTGGAGCAGGTGCACTTCCAGCCCTTGATGCAGCCTTTTTTCATCCCTCTTTTTCTGCAAGCATGATTTCATACACATTGAatgcaataaaatcataatttaGCAACTCTCACAATGATTTCTCCCACTCACAATTTACATCCAATGCAATTAAACATCACCAAATATAACAAACAGAGGCAACTCTCACAATCATTTCTTCAAAATCAAATGTAACATAACAACTGTATTctcaatccaaaaaaaaaacataacatcACATAACTGCATTACCTTTTGCTGCCTCGGCTTTCATTTCTAACTTGGCTCTGAGttcattatttgtttttagggGATTTTCTACACCCTTTTCTTGGGAAAAGTAATCAATCTCTCAAACATAGCAAGCTGAattgaaaaaaagagagagtaaAAAAGCATGAATTTATGTACCTGAGCAGATGATCCCTCCCCATTATTCAGCTTTCGCTTCTTCAGAGCCTTAGCAGCTGACGCCTTAGGTAGTAGATGCATATGATATGTTTTGATGTTGTGCCCCAATTGATGGCACCTACTACACTTCAAAGATCTCTGTCGTTTTCCAAGCTTAGGACCATCATTATCTTTCTTGGAAGCATCTTATATCCTCTTGGTCTTTGGCCTACTAGGTTGCATGTTGTACTGTGGTGGTAGGATTGGAGGTTGATCACTTGGATTCCACAAGTCCATCCTGTTGACAGACTGGATTGTGTTAGAGTAGATGACCATGTAGGTCTGAGTCATGTAACAAGCATCCACGTAATCTTCTGACTTTTGTCTCATAAAAATGATGGTATATATGGCATGTTTACAAGGGATCCTAGTTAGATCTCATCTCCTGCATGTACACTCCCTTGCAGGCAAATTCACCACATATTTGCCACCATTGAGGCTTATTATCTCAATGTGCATACCCCCAATAGCTTGAGGGGTGTAATTTGATCCATCTTTTACTTTATTTTTCTCTAGGATCATTCTCGGATTGGAGCAGATTAGATCTTTCACCTTGCTCATCTTCTTATTCCTTACATTAACTTTTTCATCATCGTTACCCTAATTTCTTCGAAGCATGAAATTACTGGTTTAGATCTAGCAGGTAGGATATCAGCGTTAAAAGTCTCACACAGATTATTAAGCAACATATCACACTTCAAAATAGTTTTAAAGTGTGCTCAACACCAGTTGGATTTCTATCTGGATCTGCAATGTGTAACGAGATTATAGTAGCTATATAGAACTAACAAAACATGAAATCAATTTGATAGCACAAACTTATAAAACAAGCATGAGATGGATACTAAATTTTTAGGATGAAAAAATGCATACGTTGTAGCCACTCATACGCTTTCGGGTCTTGTTGGTTCATCATGACAATCTCTTTGTTGTAATAAGCCATGGTTGTCGACTTAGCAATTGCCCATAGTTGGTCTTTCTTATCTTTCCCATGGCAATGATTGTTGAAATTGGTTGCCTAACACAAAACCTATGATCTGCTAGTGGTAACACATCTTCAACCGCACACTACAACCCCTTTTGTTTATCTAAGATGAAGGTGAAGTCATTTCCATCTCCTCGGATATCTAAATCATTGGCCAAAAGTCTTATGAACCAAACCCATGAATCCTTATTCTCCAGCTCTACTTGAGCATAAGCAACAACCCAAGTCTAGTTATTAGCATCAAGACCAATTGTTGATAGGAACTGACCACCGTATGGACTCTTGAGATGACACCCATCTAATCCCAAAATAGGTTTGCAACCGTCCTTGAATCCTTGCTTAAGTGCTCCTAAGCATATGTACATCCTCTTGAAGACGGGTAATTGTTGTGTATTGTTGAAGTCACACTTGATATCCACAGTCGTATGTGGATCAACCCTTTACAACTCCATAGCATAATCTTGCAACCTTGCATATTGTTCCTGTATACTTCTCTCAATCATATCAAGAGCATCCCTCTTAGTCCTATAGGCTTCCTAGCATGAAACTGGTGTTCTTAATTCATAAGACATAAGAGTTTCAAAAGCATCTGACACAAGGAAACAGAAAATAGAAAACCTGATAAGTATTTGAAAATGAAGTGAAGGAGAATATGAAGGAGAATTTATGGAGAATTAATACTTGTTGTCATTCCAGGGTTAAGTCTAATATGGTGCGAGAATCTTTCAATTAGATATGGTGTTCTCATCATCTTGTTCTCCCCAACCCTATAACAACTACGATCTCCAACGTACTTTCTAATCTGCATCGTGCACTCATGTTGCATCTGACTAACAGTTAATTCGAAATCACAATCATTAGCACCACAAATAGCCTTAATTCTATCACCATCACTCTTGTAAAATAGGACCTCCTAACCATCTTGaattgctctctctctctctctctctctctctctctcttaagcAGCTCTTAGTATTATTTCTGTTGCAAACTTCATCCATTTGCAAAACAGGGGTTTTTCATATCGGTCTTTGGATTAAACTTTGGATCATTATCACCATCAACATCAGAATTAGAGTGTATCTCATAGCTTATCTCCTCCCCATCCGAGTCAATAGCCTGAAACATTGGTTCCTCATCTTCAAACTTCGGCCCTACATCATGGTTACTCTCATTGCTTGTAACCCCTTCATTGACATGCAACACATCATAATCTACATACCCGTCTTTTTCTGTTAGCCAATCAAAtagaaaaccatcatctaCTCCATACCTTATATactcatcatcatctttaGCAGGGTTGTAGTCAGCATCATCCAATTCTGaattatcatcatcatataTTGAGTCATCCTTTTCAAAGTTACCATCCAAATTACTTTATGTAACCATGTTAATTTTCTTCTTACCCTTATCAAATTGATGAACTATGAGGGCCTTACTCTGTTTACTCGAAATATCTTGCCTTAGCAAACCAGGGAGCTCTCCAGTCCTCACAGTTGTTTTTGGCTGCCTTGGGGAGTCAGAGAGCTCCTCTATGACAACTCCACTACTACCAAAACCATTGGCTTCATCCAAAATGCTGAAATCGTCATCTTCTCTATGGTCTAGGTATAAATTGATCAACTTTACTCTTGGCACACAACAACACATTTTCAACCAATTGTTGTCCTTATTCAGCAAGGTAACATGATTATCCTCAATCCTATATAGTAGTAATCAATCTTTGTCCCATAATAAGAAGGATTCAAAGTCATCACCATCACATCCAATTCCATTAAGTTCAGCTTCTCCTTGTTCACACTATCAAAGTATCCAATGCTTCCACCCACATCTTTCTTCCCTACGTGATCATAATATCCACCATGATATACTTTCAAAGTGAATTGCCCTGGATAAACTGCAATCATGCACACTTCTAGTTAAGATAATAAGATGACTTGTAATTAAATGTTAAATAACCAACTACTATATGTATGGTTTAGTAGCAGATCGTGGTATTCAATAATCAATATTATCTTTGCATAGGGATTCTTCATGGGGTTTTCGAGAGAGACAAAATATAGTCCATATTACTAGTGGTTGAAATTGTTTAATTAGTAAaactattttgtttttttggcgCTCAATTAGTACATCTTTGTGCAGATTAAGTAACGCCATATGGACTTGAAATTTGAGGTGGGAAGGTGTACGAATTCAAACTTGGTTATGCATCGGCGACTTTGAAAATatttctattttctaattatcttCTTTGGAGGAGTTCTCTCAGTTGGGTAATTTATTTAATCATAAATCAATTTGATCATCAACAACATTTACTACTTCGATAAACAAGTCAAACTAGTTATTACTTTCAAAACATTTATTGACAAAATGGACTTGAAAATTCTAAGAAGACTTGTAAGGCTAAGATCTTTCATTAGAAGACATCTCATATATAAAAGCCAAATAAACCATCTTGGCATTTAATTGAGTATAAAATTTATAGAAGACATAGACCTCTCATACATAAACTGATGTTGCTTTCATCTTTTTCAGTCTAACTGAGCAAACTGAACTACTCAAGAAAACTTTAAATTTATCTAATTCATTGCAAAATGGTGTAAATGAACCCAGTAGAagaaaccaaacaaaaacaataaaatacaGAAACCAAAGAGTAAACTGTATAATACGAAACCTTAATtctcacaactccaaattcaaagTTCCCAACATCTAATCTAAtaatagacaaaaaaaaactaaaaactaaaaacctgAAATTTTCCCCATATCATTAACCAACAACAACTAAATCGAAACCCTAACTCACCATAATTTTGGACTTCCTCTGATTTTTTACTTCCATTTGGCAACTGGAATACCCAATTGTCATCCCACGCCATTTCGTGTTGatctctaaaccctaaattgcCCAGAAATCTGGGTTTCAGGTCGATAGAGAATTCTGCATGAGAGAATAAGATTTCGcgtcagagagagagagagagagagaagggaagggagagagagagagagagagagagagagaactttCATTGTTACAAATCAGAGTGGgagagtgagagtgagagTGGATTTTGGGTAGATCTGTAAGAGACTAAGAGATAGTTTCGTTTTATCCTCAATTTTTTTCGTGAGGGTACTTAAGTCATTTAAGCAAACTTTGGTTTTAATTGCTACAGGTGACGTCAAATTAAGaggaaaattcaaattttgtcTTTATCTGATGTCGTTTAGAAATACAGTGGTAATCTCATTAAATCAAAATTTAAGGAGTAGTCTGATTTTCACCCAAAATTTCAGGGGTAAactgaaaaaaactcttataAGAATAGTTATAATATTGTGTACATGCCAAACTCAATAATCTTATATTCGCAATAAATACAACAATATCTGGTATTTATCTAGTCATTTTCGTTCGCATAGTCCCATATATCTGGCGTAGCTTTGTCAACAAGTTAATTAGGAGCAACAGTAGATCGTTGTTAGCatgacaaagaagaagaacgtGATACATGCGGGTCTGAAAAGCTTTACCGAAAGCTGTCACGTACATCATAGCTTGGATGATGATGTGAGAAAGGCAAGGAATAAGGTGGGTGGCATGTGAGGATGAACTAGAATCATTGGCTACTTTGCTTATTACAATGGACATAGCACAAGGAAAATGATAAAGCAATATATTATACAAAGCGCAGAGGTAAGGCCAAAGCTCACAGCCAGCAGAGAAAGCCAATCATCCATAACAAACTGGGGTAACTGCAACTCCAACTCACTTACTGGAACGGCCAAGAAGGATTGGTTGGTGGGAGATAAGCTTGATACTGTGAGTTGGGTTGGTTTGGTGGCTTTTTGGCGGCTTTTACAATACTACAATAGAATCCCAACTCACTAATCCCTATAGAGACAAACTATTCGGCCTTTTAGAGTTGGATGCTATCCAACCCTTTCCTTTAACTCATTGCCTTTTCTCTCGTTGGTTTGCTTAATTAGGTGTACAAAGCTCCACAAAGAAGTCGTCTTTTGGCAAGCTAATGTTCATGCATgtagaaaaagagagaaactaCTTTGGCAAAATTGTAGCTCTCTTCTGTTCTATATCTTGTTAACTATTTGTAAGTAGTGCATGTTCTGATAGTTAATAATGAACTTAGATCGAACAACGAAGAACAATGAACACCTAAACTTATTCCAACTATTTATGCCTCGATCCCCACCTTCGTCAATGGAGCACAGTTGAGTAAGGTGTTAAGTAACTGTATAAGCAGCTAGATAGAGAAGTGTCATATTGCCCCGAATGTGTAGTTTCTAACCAGATCAGAACTGCAATTACTTCCAACCCTAATAGCATATTGGACTTTGTTGTTGGAcagaagagaagaaagaaacgAAGAATATTAGCACAAATGAACTTCAATAATGCTAGTGGATGAACTTAGACTATTGAAACACCAAAGTGTCGCTAATTGAAGTCAATCGATCCACTATTAAACTAAGATAAATAGGTCGGAATGATCAGAGAATATCCCATCAAGATAATCCAATCCATTGTACCTAATTGTACAGTTGTAGCAAACCATATACAATTCATGCTCTTTGCCTCATTGTTGATCGAGCATGCATTAAGATAAGTAGACTTTGTAAGTTTGTATAATTAATCCCATGCTCATTAACGCCACTCCACACTCCACCACATGCCACCACGTGGACAGCATAATACATCTTATTTACTTAATCATATTTTCCCAACTAAGTTAAGTAACCGCCGGCCAAAGTGACCTTATATATATCAGTTGCCGTTTCCTTTCACCACGTGGAATCCTCATACGAGAGATAGAAGAACGACGGCGGCCGTCCATTGGTCCCAAAAGGCCGAAAGGTTTTTCAAAAGGGCAACCATGCATGCCCTATTACctttgtatataagtaatataAGTatctaactatatatatattcacctCCCACCAAACAAAACAGTCCATTCTTCATTTCTTATccttcaaatttcaaaatcatcaGCTAATTATTCTTCAGACAAGAAACATGAACTGGACTAGAGGCCGTACAATCGGCGTTGGCTCCTCGGCCACCGTCTCCTTAGCCAGGTTTTGTGATTCCGGGGAGATTTTCGCGGTGAAGTCAGCAAGTCTCGCACATTCTCACTCCCTTCAGGTGGAGCAGGAGCTTCTGTCTACTTTGAGCTGCGCTCAACTCGTGTCTTACAAGGGCTGCAACATCTCCACGGAAAACGGTAACGTTCTTTACAATCTCTGCCTCGAGTATGCACCGGCCGGCACACTTTCCGATGAAGTTCGAAGGCAAGGTGGGTCATTTAGCGAGTCCACGATGAGATCCTACACGAGGCAGATACTATTGGGGATGGAGTACCTGCATGCTAATGGAATTGTACATTGTGACATTAAGGGTCGAAATATTTTGATGACCGATGAGGGCGCCAAGTTAGCTGATTTTGGTTGTGCTCGACGGGTAAATGGGGATCATGGCTCTTATACAATTAGCGGCACCCCTCTCTACTTGGCAccagaggcggcgcgtggagaGCAACAAGGGTTTCCGGCGGATGTGTGGGCTCTAGGATGTACAATCATCGAAATGGCTACAGGGCAGGCGCCGTGGCCTACACTTTCAGACCCGGTATCGGGTTTGTACCGTATCGGGTTTTCGGTTGATGTGCCCGAGATTCCAAGCTCTTTGTCAAAGCAAGGTATGGAATTTGTCAGCAAGTGTTTGAGGAGAGACCCGTTGGAGAGGTGGTCAGCTAGTGAGCTACTCAAGCATCCTTTTCTTCTCGGGGAAGAGGAACCCTGTTGTTGGAACAGTCCCACAACTGTGTTGGATTATGATTTGTGGGACTTGGAGAAGTTTGATGATATGGAATGGGAACAAAGTACCTGTTCAAACTCAGCTAGGGAAAGAATTCGACGGTTGAGTGAAGAGAAGGCCGATACAGCGTCGTTATCCGGTGGAATGCTCAGTTGGGCTTGTGATGGAGATTGGGTGACAGTGAGAAGCAACAAGGAGGTCGATACATTGCCACAAAATGTCGATCAAGATTATGAAGATGAGGCAACAAATACGGATTCTAGTGCTAGTAGTATTGGGTTGGGATTGGGCACTGATAATGGTAGTTTTAGAAGGGATATGAAGTGTGGGTCTTTAAAGGCCTCAAATTCCAAATGTAGAGAAAATATGTATTGTGTAAACTCAAACTTTCATAATGAGGAATTCTGGTTCTTTGTGCATGACATACATCCCTATCTGATGATGACGATCTGTTTATGACGGTAAGGCAAAGCAATCCAAATAgctcaaaaccaaaaattatatattaagGAGCACATGTTAATAAGGCTAGGGAGTGAGGCCAATGAACATACTGtatatgtaacgaccccaaaatttcgagtctaaaaactaaaaaatttcaaagtcgctagaataccaaaacaatctcaatgaaatcgaaatcatttaacgtgcacagcggatcatcattgagttctcaatacaactcagaaaaaccaattattacaacccaaacttataattcaacattataacaattgtaaatatataatcctcacaagatagtcacaccaaatcctcatgcaagctggagataaataacttcaagtcctttgagcggtccgtcaattcccgctaatccacacctgcggagttatccactacaccatcgaattggtgcaccgggattgtaaacacaaacccggtgagctttacagctcgtatgagtaaaatgaaaataaaactcgcatattaatgtatatacgaaaatctacaaatcaaacaaatataaatgcactcatgaatcaatggacggcccatctggttgtaccaaaaaaatatgaaaagaagctctcatgagaaattaagtaaccattctggttacccaaatgcatttataatacgggtaccaagaacgctggtacacatctgttacccctctcgtaatacaccgccgatattggatagccacccgctacccaacatccaaaacaatctgagtacccatgagcagataaccacccgttaccttacatgcagtactaaggtgatattgggtaaccacccgctacccaacatccaaaacaatctgagtactcatgagcagataaccacccgttacctcccatGTAGTACTATGGCGGACAGACtcgagctctaactgtatcgtaactttcgcccggccaaaggctaggttccgacttgccaaacacgtacaataatctcacatcatattgtaccaaatcacgtccgaagacaaatcaacattttaacaatctcaatgttaaaatcacgtacaataatctcacatcatattgtactaaaaatcatgtccgaagacaaatcaacattttaacaatctcaatgttaaaatcacgtacaataatctcacatcatattgtaccaaaattcatgtccgaagacaaatcaacattttaacaatctcaatgttaaaatcacgtacaataatctcacatcatattgtacaaaccaaaatcacatgctcgatatttaaatctcgtcatcgaaatgacataaatcacgataaagtcataacagtatattatatagcaaactatatatatatgtacatatttaccatttatacaatatatatataatctattatatcatatacatgtcatatttcataaacacgtccgaagacaaaacattttaacaaactcatgttaaaaccacgtacaataatcacacctcatatcgtacaaaaatcaaatcacatgctcaatatttaattctcgtcattcgaaatgaccaattcaaatgaattcataacaatatataatatagcaaactatatatatatgtacttattaccatttatacgatatatatgtaatccactatattgtatacgtgtcgtaattcaatcttaaaaactcttgcaaaatcttgaatcaccgcaagggtagattcgtaaataagtgagattttactcaccttctttcctgcgtgcaacttccacgaccctgaaagtaatttcctcactcgtttcgtcagtcacctaatagcacgataaatgcttagaaaatgatacttaaaatatcaggtgacgagttcagcacagctaaatgttattcataaaacattgtccacggaacactgttcatgtttactaatcactgtttttactaaaccactgttcacagttactgttttaccaaaacactgtgcaagttactgttttaccatgacactgttcaaatttactgttacagatcactattcacagttactgttacagatcactattcatacagagttactattcacagttactattcatacagagttactattcacagttactattcattcg encodes:
- the LOC126789472 gene encoding mitogen-activated protein kinase kinase kinase 18-like, translating into MNWTRGRTIGVGSSATVSLARFCDSGEIFAVKSASLAHSHSLQVEQELLSTLSCAQLVSYKGCNISTENGNVLYNLCLEYAPAGTLSDEVRRQGGSFSESTMRSYTRQILLGMEYLHANGIVHCDIKGRNILMTDEGAKLADFGCARRVNGDHGSYTISGTPLYLAPEAARGEQQGFPADVWALGCTIIEMATGQAPWPTLSDPVSGLYRIGFSVDVPEIPSSLSKQGMEFVSKCLRRDPLERWSASELLKHPFLLGEEEPCCWNSPTTVLDYDLWDLEKFDDMEWEQSTCSNSARERIRRLSEEKADTASLSGGMLSWACDGDWVTVRSNKEVDTLPQNVDQDYEDEATNTDSSASSIGLGLGTDNGSFRRDMKCGSLKASNSKCRENMYCVNSNFHNEEFWFFVHDIHPYLMMTICL